CTATTTAAACAAATTCCATTTCCGTTTGAAATAATTTAGACTAAATTAAGAACTCTAAAGCAAATATGAGGCGAACGAATACAGAATAGTTCTGATATATAGACATCAAGGAAATTTCTGAAACGGTTCAGTGTAGATGTCACCAGAAATATGTTCCTGGGAATTCCGTTCAATTCCTGAATTTACCAAGGATGAACTTTTACCAGTTAGTTGACAGAGGTGTGTAGCTGGGAGGGTATGTGGAACTGAACTTACGATCTCCCAACTCTTCATCTCGAAACGTTCTTTCATCAACTCAATATTCAACAGTATGCCTTCAATTGTAGAAATCCCCATCTCCAATTGCAGACTTTCATGAAGAATCCTCGTTTTACGATGGTTCAACGTCTTTTCTTGCCTGACTTAGCACTGCCAGATTTTGATGGAGTGGCAACAAGGTATACAAACGTTACCACCACGGAGATCACGGTAACGAGTGACCCATATTTTGTCAACAACCTCTGCATTTACAATGAGTACAGAATGTCATTATATTTCGTCGTACAGTATAGAAATGGAAGACCAAACAGAATACTATTCAACAAATTAAGGTAAGGATTGTACGATGAATACCTTTGCCTGAGAAAATGGTAGTTGCAATTGATGGAGATTTCATGGAGAAACAAACAGGTAAAGTTCTTTAGTACGCAGGATACTCGACAAGTCAAAGAATTCAAAATGAAAACCCAAGCTTCAAAAAGGAAACATACCAAGTCAATTTTCTTTTCTGCTGGTCTGTCAGCAAGGACATCCAAAGTTAGCATCGGATTCGAGTAAGCCACCTATTTTAAACAAGTTATCGAGCTTAGTATCATCAGAAATCTTCTAACTGCAAACCAATATAAGTAGAGAGCGTAGAATGTATGCCAGACCTGTAGAGCTGCCTTCGTGGGCACACGGAATTTAATAATTGCAGATTCACCATTGAATATCCCTTTGACTTGGGAAACCAAATCAAAAGAGTGAGAAACAGCAGAGCCACTGCCAATTACGTGGACTTGATTtagctaaacaaaagagaaatggAGAAATAAAGAAATACAAGGAAGGTGATTTTGAACATATAAGAATACTCACGCATCGAGACTTTCCCATGATTTGGAAAAGTTGCCTTTAGCAATATCAAAGATATGATGAGGCCAGCTATCATCAGTAAGACTTACATCATATGCAGTCCTGAAACATtaacaaaatagataaaattATTCAAAAGTTGATAACTTAAAATATCCACACCTAAGCTGCCTCATTCTTAACCATCTATATCAAATTATCAAGAGGATTAAGGTCGTTAGGACACAAGCCAACGTGTAAAGGACTAAAAGGGAAAATGATGATCTCAACAGAATCCCTTGTAGTTTGAACAATGGACAAGATTGTCAACATTCCTCTTCCTGAATCACCTACTTGAGATACCCTTAGAGATTCAGCTACAGTGCATACTATATAATTAAAACACATTCTACTATTGGTGGACTGCGACATCTCTAGTAATATTCCGGAGGGGCCCAAGTTGGAGAGTGCAACTAGAACTCAACATAAGAGAGTGACAACTAACTAACCCGATTTCCTCCATTAACTTTGCGACACATACCTTTGCCAATACTAACCCGATTTCCTCCATTGACCTTGCGACACATACCTTTGCCAAgactaccttttttttttactatacCTAGCCCAATCCTCCACCCTATGTTGAAGCATTTGAAAGTTGGACAACCTCATCCAAatagatttgattttgattttgcacAAAGCTTCTAATCCTAATTCCCCACAAACACCCATGTGGGAGAGATTAAGTCGGTCATGAAAAGTGACCATCAAACTACCTTGGACTAACACATCCAAAGCATCTTTTTTTACAAAATGACTAAGACTAACACATCTTCTTTTGAAGATTCTTCTGAGGAATCTAAACAAAAGTTGTCAAGATAATCAAGAATTCTTATAAAGCATAAATGAAAACCTGGAACGAAAGATACACACACATTGAAggttccttttaggattttgattatgGAATCTTACTACCCATTGCCAGATTCGAATATCTAAATAACATCTCTAGCTCAATCTGATCCAAGGGGTCACAACAAGGACACGACTTTATCATTCTAACACTGCGTGATCATTGAATTGAATCTAAGTGAGGTTGAATCTTCTTCAAGCTCATCCTAATCGAATCGAAACCTAATCTAATCTAGTAATCATAATTAAGTAGGATTAAGTCATGATTTTGGCATTTTATACAATCCCTAATTGCAATCTACTGTATATTATAGTAGAATTAAGAGGAGGGACAAATAAATAAATCCAGAAATCAAAGTCGTAGCAAGGAACTTACTCAGATCCACGATTGTAAATGTCGATAGTAACAGAGACTCGTTCCATACCAGATCTAAGCTTGTTAAGACTCACTTTCTTGTGAGCAACAATGAATACGCCATCTCCTAAACAACTCCCTAATGACGATGCAGACAGCAAGAAGAAGAGACAGAGAGTACTGATTTTTAGGTTCGCCATTGATTTTTGATTTCCGAAAGAAACTAGTTGTTACTAGTACCACTCGTCAACGATCTCAGTTTATGgccaaaattgaaaaaatcatctATAAGTGGAACCCACGCTGGTTCAAAGACTGGAAAGGTGGGACCCACTCAACAACCCTGATGTGAGGTTTTCTGGTTCGTCTAGCTTCATTTAGTGCAGTTggtatggactcaacaaacatgaaatttgttcattttgatctCACTATGgattcaacaaacatgaaaacggatggacaaaccaacaaatttgttggttcgTTGAGTGAGATGGAAGAACAGGCGCGCGCTTAACGGAACGCTGGGCGGTTGAGGCACACTCGTTGGCGTGTGAGTCAGAAACGCTGGCGTGTATCTCGAACTCGCCCCTTCATTCCACCCACGCCAGCGTCTCTGGTGAACTCCCCGCATTTTTCTCATAACCGTCAACAGTTACTTTCATCCAACGGCTGTTATTCCTTTTTGTTTCTCTATAAATTCAGTTCATCTCCAAATttaaaactcacaccttcttca
This genomic stretch from Papaver somniferum cultivar HN1 chromosome 5, ASM357369v1, whole genome shotgun sequence harbors:
- the LOC113281117 gene encoding translocon-associated protein subunit beta-like, which produces MANLKISTLCLFFLLSASSLGSCLGDGVFIVAHKKVSLNKLRSGMERVSVTIDIYNRGSETAYDVSLTDDSWPHHIFDIAKGNFSKSWESLDAGSAVSHSFDLVSQVKGIFNGESAIIKFRVPTKAALQVAYSNPMLTLDVLADRPAEKKIDLAKRLLTKYGSLVTVISVVVTFVYLVATPSKSGSAKSGKKRR